The Miscanthus floridulus cultivar M001 chromosome 7, ASM1932011v1, whole genome shotgun sequence genome includes a region encoding these proteins:
- the LOC136466380 gene encoding LOW QUALITY PROTEIN: glycerophosphodiester phosphodiesterase GDPDL3-like (The sequence of the model RefSeq protein was modified relative to this genomic sequence to represent the inferred CDS: inserted 2 bases in 2 codons; deleted 1 base in 1 codon), which yields MGRSSRACSLLGSAQLLLLLLSLALGSAAAQKGSTWKTLSGKAPVIVAKGGFSGLFPDSSSYAYQILGTLSSPDTAMWCDVRLTKDGXGICLPSIDMDNCTVIANVFPQGKKTYKVNGVSTVGWFSVDYTSTDLLNVSLKQSVLSRTDAYDGIFPITRVEIVYTQFNPAAVWLNVQQDSFYSQFKLSMRSYILSLSKKFVVDYISSPEVNFLTSISGRVSKKTKLVFRFLDERSIEPSTNQTYGSMLKNLTFVKTFASGILVPKSYIWPVTPDNYLLPYTSVVDDAHKAGLEIYAADFANDFTISYNYSFDPLAEYLSFIDNGAFSVDGVLSDFPITPSEAVGCFSNLNTSKIDHAKPLVISHNGASGDYPDCTDQAYEKAVADGADVIDCPVQVTKDGILICMSSVDLMDVTTVAKSQFASQVTTINDLKAGPGVFTFNLTWDDISKNLKPMISNPAINFGQYRNPRNKNAGNFMRLSDFLTFAKGKDLSGIMITVEHAAFMAEELGFGVVDAVIKALDDSGYNKQTAQNVMIQSTNSSVLVKFKQETKYNLVYMIEENVRDAAPSSLADIKKFANAVSVSTTSVFPETHYYLTNQTNNLVPTLQSAGLQVYVYVLMNEFGSQPNDFFADATAQINAYVQGANVDGVITDFPGTAHRYKLNSCTSMGKNAPLFMSPPKPGGLLSTMPENNXPPAAAPMPLLTDADVAEPALPPVSNTTTPASPSHAALRMQTDVSILVTLLMLCASLLI from the exons ATGGGGAGGAGCAGCCGCGCCTGCTCCCTTCTTGGTTCCGCCcagctgctcctgctgctgctctcgctcgcGCTCGGCTCCGCCGCCGCCCAGAAGGGTTCCACCTGGAAGACCCTGAGCG GCAAGGCTCCAGTAATCGTTGCTAAGGGCGGGTTCTCCGGTCTATTTCCTGATTCCAGTTCTTATGCTTATCAGATTCTTGGGACTCTTAGCTCCCCTGACACAGCCATGTGGTGTGATGTTCGGTTGACAAAGGATG GTGGTATCTGCCTACCGAGCATAGACATGGATAACTGCACAGTGATAGCCAATGTTTTTCCACAAGGGAAGAAGACCTACAAAGTTAATGGTGTATCTACGGTGGGATGGTTCTCCGTGGACTACACAAGCACTGATCTGCTAAACGTATCTC TGAAGCAATCGGTCCTATCTCGTACCGATGCATATGATGGTATCTTTCCAATAACTCGTGTTGAAATTGTTTACACCCAATTTAATCCCGCTGCTGTTTGGTTAAATGTCCAG CAAGACAGTTTCTACAGCCAGTTTAAGCTTAGCATGAGAAGCTATATCCTGTCTTTATCG AAAAAATTTGTTGTCGATTACATCTCATCGCCTGAAGTGAACTTCCTCACCAGTATATCTGGAAGAGTTAGCAAGAAGACGAAGCTTGTGTTCCGCTTTCTTGACGAACGCTCTATTGAGCCATCGACAAATCAGACTTATGGCTCAATGTTGAAAAATCTAACGTTTGTCAAGACTTTTGCCTCTGGAATACTTGTTCCCAAAAGCTATATCTGGCCTGTTACACCAGATAATTACCTGCTGCCTTATACTTCAGTTGTTGATGATGCTCACAAAGCGGGGCTAGAAATCTATGCTGCTGATTTTGCAAATGACTTTACTATCAGCTATAACTACAGCTTTGATCCATTAGCGGAATATCTTTCCTTCATTGATAACGGTGCCTTCTCTGTTGATGGTGTATTGAGTGATTTTCCGATTACTCCTTCAGAGGCAGTTG GTTGCTTTAGTAACCTGAACACCAGCAAGATTGATCATG CTAAACCTCTAGTTATCTCTCATAATGGTGCTAGCGGTGACTACCCAGACTGCACTGACCAAGCTTATGAAAAGGCAGTTGCCGATGGTGCAGATGTCATTGACTGTCCTGTTCAAGTGACCAAAGATGGCATACTGATATGCATGAGTTCCGTTGACCTAATGGACGTTACTACTGTTGCAAAATCACAATTTGCTTCGCAAGTAACTACCATCAACGATCTGAAGGCTGGGCCTGGCGTCTTCACCTTCAACCTTACTTGGGATGATATTTCTAAGAACCTAAAGC CCATGATATCGAACCCAGCGATCAACTTTGGCCAGTACAGAAATCCCAGAAACAAGAATGCAGGAAATTTCATGAGATTATCAGACTTTTTGACCTTTGCAAAGGGAAAGGATTTGTCAGGAATCATGATAACTGTTGAG CATGCTGCCTTCATGGCAGAGGAGCTTGGATTTGGTGTGGTAGATGCAGTGATCAAAGCCCTTGATGACTCTGGTTATAACAAGCAGACTGCCCAGAATGTTATGATTCAGTCAACCAACAGCTCAGTTCTAGTGAAGTTCAAGCAGGAAACCAAGTACAACCTTGTCTACATGATTGAAGAAAATGTCAGAGATGCTGCACCTTCCTCCCTTGCAGATATTAAGAAGTTTGCTAATGCTGTTTCTGTTAGCACCACATCTGTTTTCCCGGAAACCCATTATTATTTGACAAACCAGACCAATAATCTTGTTCCGACCCTTCAGTCTGCTGGCCTCCAAGTTTACGTTTACGTGCTCATGAATGAGTTTGGTTCTCAACCAAATGACTTCTTCGCAGACGCTACTGCACAGATTAATGCTTATGTGCAAGGTGCTAATGTGGATGGGGTCATCACTGATTTCCCTGGGACTGCTCACAGATACAAAT TGAACTCCTGCACGAGCATGGGAAAGAACGCACCACTCTTTATGTCGCCTCCGAAACCTGGTGGCCTCCTTTCAACCATGCCCGAAAATA AGCCACCAGCAGCAGCCCCAATGCCACTCTTGACGGATGCTGACGTCGCAGAACCAGCCCTACCTCCAGTCAGTAACACCACCACGCCTGCATCGCCTTCGCATGCCGCCCTCAGAATGCAGACCGATGTCTCGATCCTCGTCACATTGCTGATGCTATGTGCTTCCCTCCTCATCTGA